The genomic window CATCACTTATCAGAATTAATATGCGGTGATTTCCACTTTGTGTCGAAAACGATTTTGTCGCCAATTCTATAGCTGCACTCAAGGAAGTCCCTTGTGTACTTATCGACGAAGGGTGGGCTAGAGAAGACATCAATTTTATAGTTGATATATCTGTAGTCAATGGAGATTGCAAATACGCGTTTCCGGCAAAACTGATAAGTCCTACTTTCTCACTTGGAAATCTCTCCACAAACTGACTGATCCAAAGTTGTGCTCTCGAAAGTCGCGAAGGTAATACATCTTCCGCGAGCATACTTTCGCTCAAGTCCAGAGCAAGAATAATCTCACTGGACGAAGACCTTACTTTCTGTGTTCGTTTCCCAAACTGAGGATTGACCAATGCCAAAATACTAAACAACATTCCCACAAAAAATAAAACAGACTTCAGACGAAATTTTGCGGGTAAGGTATGAATGTTTTGAACGACCACATTTTTATCACCCCAAGCTGAGATCTGCTTGTCCTGGTTTTTTTGCTTTACATACGATAACAGCCAAATGAATGGAATTATAAGTAGAAGAATAAAATAAACAGACTGGTCCAGTTGTATCATCAGTGTCAGTTTTTAAATTGAAGAAGATACATTCTGAAAATATAGGATAACGCTAGAATCAATAATCCCAATAAAACAAATGGTCTGAACATTTCGCTGTATCTCTTGAATACTTTGATATCCAGTTTTGTTTTTTCCAACTGATCGATTTCATTATAAATAACTTTCAATTGCTCTAGTGTTGTTGCCCTGTAATACTTGCCACCTGTTCGTGTTGAAATATCGCGTAACAATCCTTCATCAATATTTACCGGCACCATTCCAAATACAAACTTACCGTCTGGATTTCTTCCAATCGGAGAATATGCTTCTCCGTTAGTACCTACCCCAATAGAATAAATTTTTATATTGTACGTAATCGCCATCTCTGCAGCAATTTGTGGAGAAATATCGCCTGCATTGTTCACACCATCTGTGAGCAATATGATGACTTTACTTTTAGCTGAATCCTGCCTCAAGCGATTTATCGCTACAGAGATTCCCATTCCGATAGCTGTACCATCCTCCAGATTGCCACATTTGAGTTCTTCCAGTAGTTTGATGAGTATATCTTTATCGGAAGTAAGAGGACACTGAGTAAATCCTTCTCCGGAAAAAGCTGCGATTCCTATTTTATCATATTTGCGTTTTTGCACAAAATCTATTGCGACAAGCTTGCTCGCCTCAAGTCTGTTTGGATTAAAATCCTGACTCAACATGCTTGACGACAAATCTATAGTGAGAAAAATTGAAATCCCGTCTCCTTTGATTATTTCTTCACTAAGGACGCGCTGTGGTCTCGCCATGGCAATTACAAGTAATGACCAACCCAATACACTCAAAAAAGGTAAAAATGAAAACAATACACTTTTCCAAGTCCTCGCTTTAGGCAATATTTCCACTGTAGGTATTGAAAGATAACTTAGGCTGGAAAATAGCTTCTTTCTAGTGTAGTACAATATCAGTGGAGCAAGCAAAAGTGCCCACAACCAGATCGGATCTTTCAACTCTATATGCTGCAACCAACTCATCATACGGATTTGAGTTGATAAGTACACAGTAATTTATTTCCGGGACTCAATTTAAATCTTCCTTTTCCGGTCAAATTTTGTTTTTGAAATAAAGTGACCACCCAAATCAACGGGAGAAAAATGGCAATCACGGGTATGGCTATAAAAAATAAGACATAATAAATTTTGTTTTGCGAAGCCTCACGCATGATTTGATTATGCCATCTACTCAGCATTCCCATATGATTCCAATGCCATTCAACCAAATGTTGTGGAAGAGAAAATTCATGTAGATGAACCCAATTTTTGATGAGCACAATCCGATCTATTTGGGGATTCATCCTGAGTGACAGAATTTCTTCCTGCACCAATTCGTCCGGATTCTCAAATTGGGCACTCAATTCCATTCCCAAATAATTCTTCCAACTTTGAGCATACTTCTCCTGAAGTATTTTACTTCCGCTTCGGTTTTGTTCTATAAACTGTCGGATATTCTGCATTGCAGCTTGATTCTCTTCGGGCTCAGGTATATGCTGTGCAAATTTAACTAAATCCGTTACCTGAAAATTATTCTTTAAGGTTTCATTGGCTTCGATTTTAATCTCGGCCAGAGAAAGTGCGTCCAGGATTTCTGAAGATGTCATCTCCATAGCATGAATGTGCAATCCTGAAGAAATAAATCTGCGCGCAATAAAATTTAATTCGTCATAATACTGCTTTAGCTGATTCTGCTGCCATAGTTTTTTTTGATCCAATACCTGTAATTCTTCTAAAGCTACTTGCCAAGGCTCTTTTCTCGTTTCATAAACTGCAGCTGCTTTGTTGGAGGTATCCGTATGAAAGAAAAACCATAAAAGGATCAGGCTTAGAATAATTACCGCAAGTCCCACCAACAAGAAAAGTAAGTATGCAGGCTTTGAAGCTGTCTCCTCAATGTTTTTGATAGGCTTAAATACTTTGGTACTGTCCGGAGCAAGACTTACCTGAAGGTAAAGTGGATTCGAACCAGAGTGTAAGGATAAATCCGGTAGTTGATAAACTCCACTGTCAAAAACCGTAAACCGAATTTTTCTTATGAAAAACCGGTCAGCATCTTGTACCCACTCCCCTTTGTCCACAAATTCAAACCAAGAGATCGTATCCAAACCCGCAAACAGAGATTCATCACTCGGTTTTTCTTTGGATCGCAATGTTAAATTTTGCTGGTCTCCGATCCACATTCTCGTCGAATCCAAAGACTGCTGCCAGGTCTGAGCCCAAATGCTGACACCGAACAGCATAAACCAAAAAATGAATCTGATTTTTATCATCTTTTGGATCTGGATTTAAAAAATTTTAAAAGTGTCTGCAGGTACGAATCATCTGTCTTTACCGGCAAATACGATACCTGAAATTTTTCCAATGTGGATTGTAATGATGCAGCTCTTTGTTCCTGACTAATTTTGTACCGATTCCGATTGCCGGGTGAAGAAAAATCCACCAAAAGTTCTTGACCACTTTCGGCATCGCGGCAGTTCACCAATCCTGAACTTTTCATATTCAGTTCAAGTGGGTCAGTAATGTGTAGAGCGATGAGATCGTGTTTTCTCGCCACGAGTTTTAAAGAAATTTCAGGCAAGTCAGAGTAAAAATCCGAAATGATAAAACAGATACTTCGCTTGTGCATATTTCCATTAAAATATTCCAGCGGCGTGCGCAGTTGAGTAGAACTGCTTTCTGTTTTCGCATTGATTATTTCGCGGATGATGCGGAGAATATTGTGTCTGCCCTTGCGAGGGGGGATAAACAAATGTACTTTGTCACTATATAACAATAAACCTACTTTGTCGTGATTCTGCGTGGCGGCAAATGCCAGCACAGCGGCAATCTCAGCTATCCATTCAGATTTCAGTTGAACATTCGAACCAAAATGTGTAGAATGACTGATATCAATCATCAGCATCAATGTGAGTTCTCTTTCTTCTTCAAAGACCTTGACGTGAGGGATCCCAGATCTCGCTGTTACATTCCAGTCTATATGGCGGACATCGTCCCCGGGCGAATATTCCCGCACTTCAGAAAATGTCATTCCTCTCCCTTTGAATACGGTATGGTATGCTCCACTAAAAAGGTTCTTGCTCAAGCCTCTTGTCTTGATTTCTATCTTCCGAACTTTCTTGAGCAATTCCTGAGCTTCCATTATCGTGCGATAATTTTTTTGATACTACCTGATTTTTTGAGATACGTATCTAGTTGGTCAAATGGAACTATAAATTTCCGAACACCATACACCGGTGAAAATCTGGAGTGAAAACAAATACCTTGAGATTTGATGGTCCAAATATCGAATTTATCTTTTTCAAAAAAATCTCTTTCCTCCATACTTAAGTCTTTTGTCAAATTTTCTTTCCATTCATCTCTCAATTTAAATATCGAATCCATAACTTCCTTTTCGCGAACAAAAAAATCATCCAGATCCAGAAGTTTATTAGAGCGCAGATCATAATTAAAATGATATGGTCTAGGAGTAGCTGACCAAGGTTCTTTAAACCATAAAATACCGGAAATAAAATCCTGGTTGTAAAAATCGAGATCCACTTCATTTGAAGAATAAAGTTGTCTTTCTTCTAACGCATTATAACTCAATACCTGATTGATCCAAGCGAGAATCAATTCATCCAGCCATTTATCAAAGGACCGGTGTGATACATCTGGTAGTTTGGTTGCTACATGATATTTGTCCTTTGTAAAATACTGGCATCGGAGATGCAACTGTCCTTGTTGAATAAATGTGGTTTTTTTTCCACAATTATCCATCGGCAATCTTTCATTGATCTCAATCCTATTGCTATCAAATCCTGAGCAAGACAAAATTTTATGCTCACCTTGGATAAAACTCGTCAGGCGCAATAATGGTTTTGAGCAATTGCTCTGCGGACAATTCCCTTTATAACTTAAAATATTGCCAGTATGGCTGACAAAATCTGCTTCGACACTGTGATCCTCGTGATGTTGTACAAACAATTCAATCTGGTCTGCAGATTCAAACCTTTTAAAATACTCAAGGCCGGAACATTGCACATTTTCCTGGCCACTTAGTGTTCTTTTGAAAGTGTAGATTGTTGCTTCCGTTTTGTCATTGTTAAAATACTCGCCATTCAAGGTACTGTCCTTTCGAATTCCTTTGAATGAACCTATCCTGTTCTGTTTATTATCCAGACATACAAACTGAATATTTTCTGGCGAATAATCACCTTCAAAATATGTCTGAATGGATCCATCTATATGATATAAAATACCCTTGTACTCGTGATTATCATATGCCAACACAAGTTTAAAAGGTACTGATCTGGAGTCTTTGCCCAAATAGTATTGAACCCAAATCCCATTCTCCGGATTTTCAAATAGGGATTTGACTTCATTCCAAGCTTCCTTGTCCTGTGCTTGCAATAACACAACATTACTCCATAAGTAAGCAGAAAGAATTATTTTTATTGCCAACCTCAAATCCCGATTTTTTTCAAGCATAGATTCTATGGTACTTCTACTTTTGAAAGCAATGAGCTGATGATGTCTTCTGTATTGATATTCTCAGCTTCAGCCTCATAACTCAAGCCTATGCGATGGCGTAAGACATCCTTTGCAACCTGCTGGACATCATCCGGAATCACGAATCCACGATGATTTAAAAAGGCGTTGGCCCTGGCAGCCTGACCCAAAAATATAGTCGCCCTGGGGGAAGCTCCATAGGTAATCAAATTCTGAAGATCATTCAATTTGTACCTCTCAGGATTTCGGGATGCAAAGACTATATTCAGGATATAATTTTCGATCCTTTCGTCAATATAAATTTTCTTTACCGCCTCTCTTGCTCTTAGAATCTCAGGTATGGTGATGACCTGTTCGACGCCTTTGGAGATCTCATCGTTCATATTTCTTCTGAAAATTTCTCGTTCTTCTTCCAAACTTGGATACTTGATGACCACCTTCATCATGAAACGATCTACCTGAGCCTCCGGCAACGGGTAGGTGCCCTCTTGCTCTATGGGGTTCTGCGTAGCCAATACCAGGAATGGTTCTTCCAAAGGATAAGTTTCCTTACCGATTGTTACTTGTCTTTCCTGCATGGCCTCCAATAGTGCTGACTGAACCTTTGCAGGAGCGCGATTGATTTCATCAGCAAGGACGAAATGTGCAAAAATGGGGCCTTTACGAATCACGAACTTCTGATCAGGAGTGTAGATTTGGGTACCGACTATATCAGCAGGCAAGAGATCAGGTGTAAACTGGATCCTGCTGAAACTGGCAGACACAGAGTTCGCCAAGGTCTTGATAGCCAATGTTTTAGCTAGTCCCGGGAGACCTTCTAATAAAATATGCCCACGTGTAAGCAAACCAATCAACAGTCTGGACATCATATGTCGTTGACCTACGATGATTTTAGATTGGTTACCCAAAAGGGCATCCACAAATCGGCTTTCAATGCCAATCTGCTGGTTAAGCGCTTCGATATCAATATATTGTGACATAAGAAAATGAAAACTTCTGAACAAATAAACGATTAATTTTGCAGGTCTGAATCCAATTCAACCCATGTTGCATAACGCAAATTTATATCTACCTCTCTATATGATGATCAGTCTGATCTCATTGATTAACAAAACTTTAATGCCTGAATTGAGGGCTCAGTCCTCTGATTTCCTGGCAGATAGGGCCTCCGGAGAAATAAAGACCTTGGCTCATGGCAGCATATTGGTTCGTCTGGCACACAAACAAAACAAGATCAAAGCGATTGAAGAGCAGCTTGCCAAAAAAGATATTTCTCAAAAAGCCAGAGCGGAATGGATGGCTTTGAAAATACAAACTATCAAGGAACGCGATCTTAAAGAGAAAAATTTAAAAATAGCCTTTTCCAAATATTATTCCTTCAGTAAAGTGCTATTTTATCAGGATGACGAACATCATCTGCTTTCGGATCCGAATGCGATGTTTTTGACTGATGTCAATGGAGTAATACAAAAAACTCCTCAGGATTCCTTCCTTATTTTAGCAATTGGTAAAGTAACTGAAAGTGGCACCGAGGCATTTATTGTGTTGGATTCTTCAGGGAGCCCTTTGACGAAGCCTTTTCCATATCTATTCAGATCAGCTCCCACTGCTGCTTTATTTTACGACATTATATATGGCAAAGCCAGTGATGAAAAGAAAACGGAAATCGTGATTAAGAAAATTCAAAAGCGATTTCAAAAATATTATCAATCGCAGAATAATTAATAGCTGAATTCAATTACTTACAAGCAAATTTATACAGTGTAAATTGAGTCCAACTATATACTAAAATCCTTTCTCATTGCCGTTAGCATTTTGCAAGTTCAATATCTTCGCGCAATAGGATTATTGTGCTCAAAATCAATCTTATAAAATGTAACTATACTTCACTCCATTCTGTCCTGATGTCATAACCTGCCCATCCATTTACAACTCACGGACACTAGACTTAATTCAAACCAAGTTGGATAATAATCTTGATCGTAATCTGCATTTGGTCCTCCGATTTCATCAGCACAACTTGAATTATCTGGGTTGGTAACCATTCGGCTAAAAATAATTCCATAAAGTAATATGATGATTCTCATGAACAACAACTTCCACGAAAGTCTGCAATCCCTAATGAGTTGTCTCGTCATTATATTCCGAAGATTTTTGTGTATAGTACATAATTTTTGCATTCTCTCTCTCTGAAATACAAGCGTTTACTTCATCATCATTACAATATTCAGGTTTTACTATAATTCATTTTGACAAAAAATATATTTGCCTAGTTTTCTTCTTATCCACAAACTGCTTCCAATAATAAAACCAATTGGGTTCAGCAGGATTCCAATAGCTTGGTTGGCCTAATAAAAAGAAAACTTGTACTATTTTATTTAGAATGTGCTCCATTTAAAGTGTGAATTTGCTCAGATGACTTATATGCAATTAGTGATATATTGATCTCCAAATTCGTCATTATTTGCTAGCAGATAGTACAAAAAGCTATTTTTGTCGCCCCCTCAATATTACTATGATCAGGAGTGATTGGAAAGTAAGAGGAGAATCCTACAATTCCGTCAAAACAGAGCTCCCACTTTAATGAACTAGTAAGAATTTTATGTGCTGCTATGTATTTAACTGTATCATCTATTACCAGTATCCTTTGAAGCTTATCCTTCCTTTGAAACTTTAAAATAGAAAATTCCGATATATACTCAAGCTTCCCATCCGTTGGAAAGGGTGACAATGGGGGCGTGGTCATACTTGATGTAATCGTATCTTGTGCTTGAGCTGCTGACATGATGGCGAAGATAAGGAAAATGAAGGGAACTAGTTTTTCCTACTATTCTGATTTCAATTTAAGTTCTACATCTATAATTAGTCCAGCAATTTTAGATTTTAAAAATGTTAAGTCTGTTTTCATCCATTGATACTCAATCATTAATAGCTTTTTAGCATACTCACTTTTATCTGCTTTTTCTAAAAGGTGAAAAATCATGTGAGTATATGAAGACTGGTTTCTATATAAGGGAATAGATTTTCCAATTAGTTTTAGTAATTTTTCATTAGACAAAGAATAGTAGGAATTGAGAATATAAAATCCTATACAATATTTATTAAGTGTATTTCCTTCAAAAAAATATAAAATACTATCAAGTTCCACGGTTTCTAAATGGCTATTTATGTTTGAAAAAAGTATTGGAATTGCAATATAATTTGAATTGTAAATACTGTCAGTAAGAGAAAGTAATGATATTAATCTTCCTACATTATTAATAGGGTACTTAGAGTTAATTGAAAATTTATATGCTTCAACTTTATTTTGTAAATCAAAGCATAAATTTCCTAAATAACTACCAGTATTTTGAAACAAATCCGAATTATATTCTTTTAATGATGATTCCATATTGACAATTGAATTAATAAGTCCACTATCAATAGTAAAATATTTACTTTCAATAATTCGATTTATACTATCACAATTTGTATTGCTAAATATTAATCTGATAGTCGTACTATAATTCCTCTTATTCTCATGAATATTTTGACAAGTTGTGAAATTAATTCCAACAATTAAATTTATTATAAATATATATATTGTTTTCATAATAATTTATTTTATTTATTCCATTGCTTTCCTTGATACTTATTAAAGCGATTAAAAGACCTATCTTTATTATCATGTAACATAAAATCGCATGCCTTTTCAGCTGCTTCACAAATCTTTTCTTCATATTCAATTCCCGCATTTCCTCCAACTTCGTACCCATCTAATTGTGGGATAGCAAATTTGAACTGGATGCCTATTGTTCTCTCCCATTCATCAGGCACATAATCGTGATCTGAGTCAATAGTACTATCATAACCATTTGGCCACCAATTATTCCAAATTTCGATATGTTTATTTTCGTGAATTAATGTCTCAACAAAAGTGTGAATACCATCGTGATTGGTAACCCAATTGTGCTCGCTCGCTTCTTGTCTGATTGTGGTTACAAATGAATTATCCACTCTACTAGTACTTGCAAAGTTATTATCTTTATCATTGAATACAATAGATTTAATTTTCCCCTTATCCACAAACTGCTTCCAATAATAAAACCAATCGGGTTCAGCAGGATTCCAAAAGCTAGGGGCATCTTTCTCAAAGAAAACCAAAGCCTGTTTTACTGCCTTATTTCCCAGTTTATCTTTGAGTGTTATATAACCATTCGTCGGACCAAACTCATCATTCGTTACAGGCATGTTAAAGCGAGCATCTATAAATGTTTTGCCCTGCAAATCCTTATAATCCAAATTCCACTTTTGCGTACCAGATGCTGAGCCCAATGTCCAGGAATATGGACCATTCCCGTTTGGATCCAAACCTTTAACTACTATGTAGTTTGGTTGAGATATATCTTGAGTAGTCACAACTTTATATTGTTTCTTATATGAACTGAATTCCTTTATAGAAAGTTCCGGTGCACATTCAAGCTGCACATCTCCTCTATCAAGATCATCTGGTTCCTGCGCCATTAATGTCCCTATACATAAATATAGTGGTAAAAACGTACTTGAAATTTTTAATAATTTAATTATTAGCAACTTAGATTCGATTAAGCAAGATTTCATTTTAGTCCTTTATTATTTTATGGGTAAATATTATTCCTTCTTCATCATATATATCCAAAATATATAAACCAGATGCAATAGCAGACAAATTGATACTATCGGTACGATATCCCTGTATCAGATTGTTTATTGTGTAGTGACTAACAATTCTCCCCATAACGTCCTTGACTATAATGCGCAGTACACTGTTATTCTGACAATAGTACTCAATACTTAGTGCATGATTTACAGGGTTGGGGTATATTCTTGAAATAATATTTTTTGAAATTTTCCTACTTACTCTAGATTTATCCTGTATAATCGGAATACCTCCTGCACTACATTTCAATTGAATAAAAGCTAAAGTACAATCCAATTGGGATCCAAAAAATTCTTGACTTCCCAATTTAAAATTCTCTCCTTTAAATTGAATCATCAACACCAATTGTCCATCTTCGGTTTTGATCACACTTTTTACTTCAGCTACTCCATTAGTATTCGATGATTCAGATCTTATAATATTGCCAAACAGATCCATCTCTATTATAAAAACTTCCTTGTGTTCGGCAGGAAATGTACTTCCGTTTGGCAGATTCATCTTTCCTTCAAATTCTCCAATGTCTGTATAGGTATTGCTTTCCATGATGTGCTTTATGATTCCAAATAATCCATCAAAACTTTTCCTAAAATCAACAATACCATGATATACAAAGTATCGATGTTGACACTTAAAAGGTATCATATGTCAAATTGTAAAATATCTTTTAAACATTCTAGTATAATTGGTTTTTGAATAAGTAGCTTTACCCCATTCTTATATTCGACAATAACTTGACTAATCTGGAATTCAGGTGAATCGACCGTATCGGTTATATCTCTTTGATTGATCCCAATAAACTCTCCATGATGTTTATCTTCGCTTTGCTCAGATTTTCTTTTGTGATAGTAATACTGATGGCTTGGTATTCCTGCCTCCTTTAAAAAATGGCTAAGTTTCTTTCCACTTGCCTTGATCCTTGATTGAAAATTCCTTGAAACTCATCTCCCCTTTTTAGCAAAGGAAATTGCATTGAAATGATTAGGCAAGATGTGGTTTGTGGGACGGATACATTGTACCCTTATGTATGATGCCTAGGAATGAAAATCCCATATTATCCTAATCTCAAAAAACTATTTACTTCTTGACATCAGAAATATAATGATCAATATACTCAATTAATTTGATTTGATTTGAATCCAAAATATGTGAGCTATTAAAAATAAATTGCTTTTCCTTAAGTAACAATTCATTTTTTTCTATTTTATTTTTTGAATTAAACTAGATTCCATAAATAAGTGCGACAGTTAATAAAACATTCTTTTGGAGAAAGACCTATTATAAAAATAGGTACTTTCCCCTCAAGATTTTTAACTGTACACAAATGTATAAACAAATCACCTACCCTCAAAGGGTATTAATTGAACAATTTAAAGGCAAGGAATGAGCATTATTCAGATTGCTGTGGAATTAGGATATCATAGAAGCACTATATATCGGGAACTCGATAGAAACTCTTCACCTGGTTCATACAAGTTATATGGAAGCGCAAGAGCTCAGGATCGGAGTGAACAGAGAGCACAAGGAAAGGGAAGGAAGAATAAAATTACAAGCGATCTTAAAAGCAAAGTGGATCAATTACTTAAAATCAAGTGGAGCCCAGAGCAAATCGAAGGTCGAGCGAATATTGATAAGTATGAAAGGGTTAGTAAAGAGTGCATATATCAATATGTATATGAAGATAAAAGGAAAGGAGGTGATCTATGGAGTAATTTAAGACATTCCCACAGAAGTAGGCGAAGACGCAAAAATACCTATAAACAAAGGGGAATTATCAAAAACAGAGTATGTATTGAAGATAGACCAAAGATTGTTGAATCTCAAAAAAGGTATGGAGATTGGGAAGGAGATACTATAGTAGGAAAGAATCATAAGTCCCAAATTGCCAGTATGGTGGAAAGAAAATCCTTGTTTGTCAAGATCATTAAGCTGGAGTCCAAAGAAGCTAAATTCACAGCCAAAACAATCAGTTGCAAATTGAAAAAATATAAAAACTTATGCCATACAATTACATTAGACAATGGAAAAGAAAATGCAGATCATCAAACATTGGCAAAAGCATTGAATACTAAGATATACTTTGCTCATCCATATTCCGCTTATGAAAGAGGTTGCAATGAAAATATCAATGGTTTAATACGACAATACTTGCCAAAAAATCAGACTTTTCCATGCTCAAGCAAACTGACTTGGATCGAATTGAATCCCAAATAAATAATCGACCAAGAAAAAAATTAGGCTACAAAACACCAAATGAAGTATTTTTGAACCTTGTCGCACTTAAATGTTGAATTCAGCTAATATTTAAAAAATAATCTAAGATATATTTATAATTATTATAATTATCTCTATTAATTAATAGAAAATACTCAAAATAATCGAAATACTTTTCTTCAAATTTTTTTGAAAACTTTAAATTGCTTATAAATTTACTTTGAATATAAAAATTATTTTTTATTTTTGATAGATATTAATAATTGAATCTTTTGATATCAATTTCATATTTTCTCTGAAAAGCACATTTTGCGATTGAATTACTTTTTTATCCAATGAATTTTCATATATAACCATCGATTCCATTATTTTTTTCATTCTAACTTCTGGAGATTGGCCATAAT from Saprospiraceae bacterium includes these protein-coding regions:
- a CDS encoding VWA domain-containing protein, whose translation is MIQLDQSVYFILLLIIPFIWLLSYVKQKNQDKQISAWGDKNVVVQNIHTLPAKFRLKSVLFFVGMLFSILALVNPQFGKRTQKVRSSSSEIILALDLSESMLAEDVLPSRLSRAQLWISQFVERFPSEKVGLISFAGNAYLQSPLTTDISTIKLMSSLAHPSSISTQGTSLSAAIELATKSFSTQSGNHRILILISDGEDHEGEALEAAAAALRKGIHVFTVPIGTDEGAKIPQLVQGMGKYKTSANGEQIITKPNRKLLREIASKGEGQMLDISLGEAVFDILKNEFSKIAKKDIAMQSFDDYESYFQYLLIFGIILFGIEICIGRKK
- a CDS encoding VWA domain-containing protein, whose protein sequence is MSWLQHIELKDPIWLWALLLAPLILYYTRKKLFSSLSYLSIPTVEILPKARTWKSVLFSFLPFLSVLGWSLLVIAMARPQRVLSEEIIKGDGISIFLTIDLSSSMLSQDFNPNRLEASKLVAIDFVQKRKYDKIGIAAFSGEGFTQCPLTSDKDILIKLLEELKCGNLEDGTAIGMGISVAINRLRQDSAKSKVIILLTDGVNNAGDISPQIAAEMAITYNIKIYSIGVGTNGEAYSPIGRNPDGKFVFGMVPVNIDEGLLRDISTRTGGKYYRATTLEQLKVIYNEIDQLEKTKLDIKVFKRYSEMFRPFVLLGLLILALSYIFRMYLLQFKN
- a CDS encoding DUF58 domain-containing protein gives rise to the protein MEAQELLKKVRKIEIKTRGLSKNLFSGAYHTVFKGRGMTFSEVREYSPGDDVRHIDWNVTARSGIPHVKVFEEERELTLMLMIDISHSTHFGSNVQLKSEWIAEIAAVLAFAATQNHDKVGLLLYSDKVHLFIPPRKGRHNILRIIREIINAKTESSSTQLRTPLEYFNGNMHKRSICFIISDFYSDLPEISLKLVARKHDLIALHITDPLELNMKSSGLVNCRDAESGQELLVDFSSPGNRNRYKISQEQRAASLQSTLEKFQVSYLPVKTDDSYLQTLLKFFKSRSKR
- a CDS encoding MoxR family ATPase, whose protein sequence is MSQYIDIEALNQQIGIESRFVDALLGNQSKIIVGQRHMMSRLLIGLLTRGHILLEGLPGLAKTLAIKTLANSVSASFSRIQFTPDLLPADIVGTQIYTPDQKFVIRKGPIFAHFVLADEINRAPAKVQSALLEAMQERQVTIGKETYPLEEPFLVLATQNPIEQEGTYPLPEAQVDRFMMKVVIKYPSLEEEREIFRRNMNDEISKGVEQVITIPEILRAREAVKKIYIDERIENYILNIVFASRNPERYKLNDLQNLITYGASPRATIFLGQAARANAFLNHRGFVIPDDVQQVAKDVLRHRIGLSYEAEAENINTEDIISSLLSKVEVP
- a CDS encoding T9SS type A sorting domain-containing protein; this encodes MIPFKCQHRYFVYHGIVDFRKSFDGLFGIIKHIMESNTYTDIGEFEGKMNLPNGSTFPAEHKEVFIIEMDLFGNIIRSESSNTNGVAEVKSVIKTEDGQLVLMIQFKGENFKLGSQEFFGSQLDCTLAFIQLKCSAGGIPIIQDKSRVSRKISKNIISRIYPNPVNHALSIEYYCQNNSVLRIIVKDVMGRIVSHYTINNLIQGYRTDSINLSAIASGLYILDIYDEEGIIFTHKIIKD
- a CDS encoding IS30 family transposase, with amino-acid sequence MSIIQIAVELGYHRSTIYRELDRNSSPGSYKLYGSARAQDRSEQRAQGKGRKNKITSDLKSKVDQLLKIKWSPEQIEGRANIDKYERVSKECIYQYVYEDKRKGGDLWSNLRHSHRSRRRRKNTYKQRGIIKNRVCIEDRPKIVESQKRYGDWEGDTIVGKNHKSQIASMVERKSLFVKIIKLESKEAKFTAKTISCKLKKYKNLCHTITLDNGKENADHQTLAKALNTKIYFAHPYSAYERGCNENINGLIRQYLPKNQTFPCSSKLTWIELNPK